One window of the Natrinema sp. CBA1119 genome contains the following:
- the glyA gene encoding serine hydroxymethyltransferase, with protein MDHDQVRDVDPAVADALEGEVDRQRETLQMIASENHASEAVIDAQGSALTNKYAEGYPGERYYGGCEFADEVEELAIDRATELFGAEHVNVQPHSGTQANQAVYFAMLEPGDKILSLDLNHGGHLSHGHPANFTGQLYEVEQYEVDPETGYIDYDDLAEHATEFDPDIIVSGYSAYPREIEWERIQDAADDVDALHLADIAHITGLVAAGVHPSPVGIADFVTGSTHKTIRSGRGGIVMCDEAYADDIDAAVFPGGQGGPLMHNIAGKAVGFKEALEPEFEDYAEQTVANAKALGESLSENGLSLVSEGTDNHLVLVDLRDSHPDTTGGDAEEALEDAGIVLNGNTVPGETRSPFNPSGIRAGTPALTTRGFDEEDCRMVGDLIARVVDEPEDEAVIEDVRADVATLCDENPLYE; from the coding sequence ATGGACCACGACCAGGTTCGGGACGTCGATCCCGCCGTCGCCGACGCGCTCGAGGGCGAGGTAGACCGTCAGCGAGAGACGTTACAGATGATCGCCAGTGAGAACCACGCCAGCGAGGCTGTCATCGACGCGCAGGGAAGCGCCCTGACGAACAAGTACGCCGAGGGCTATCCCGGCGAGCGTTACTACGGCGGCTGCGAGTTCGCCGACGAGGTCGAGGAGTTGGCCATCGACCGCGCGACGGAGCTGTTCGGCGCGGAACACGTCAACGTCCAGCCCCACTCGGGCACTCAGGCCAACCAGGCCGTCTACTTTGCAATGCTCGAGCCCGGCGACAAGATCCTCTCGCTGGATCTCAATCACGGCGGTCACCTCAGCCACGGGCACCCGGCGAACTTCACGGGCCAGCTCTACGAGGTCGAGCAGTACGAGGTCGACCCCGAAACGGGCTACATCGACTACGACGACCTCGCCGAGCACGCCACCGAGTTCGATCCCGACATCATCGTCTCGGGCTACTCCGCGTACCCCCGCGAGATCGAGTGGGAACGCATTCAGGACGCCGCCGACGACGTCGATGCGCTCCACCTCGCGGATATCGCCCACATCACCGGTCTCGTGGCCGCCGGCGTCCACCCGTCGCCGGTCGGCATCGCCGACTTCGTCACCGGCTCGACCCACAAGACCATCCGCTCGGGTCGCGGCGGCATCGTCATGTGCGACGAGGCGTACGCCGACGACATCGACGCCGCCGTCTTCCCCGGCGGGCAGGGCGGTCCGCTCATGCACAACATCGCCGGCAAGGCTGTCGGCTTCAAGGAAGCCCTCGAGCCCGAGTTCGAGGACTACGCCGAGCAGACGGTCGCGAACGCGAAAGCGCTCGGCGAGAGTCTCTCCGAGAATGGCCTCTCGCTGGTCTCGGAGGGCACCGACAACCACCTCGTGCTCGTCGACCTGCGCGACAGCCACCCCGATACCACCGGCGGCGACGCCGAAGAAGCGCTCGAGGACGCCGGCATCGTCCTCAACGGGAACACGGTTCCCGGCGAGACCCGCTCGCCGTTCAACCCGAGCGGAATTCGCGCCGGCACCCCGGCGCTGACCACGCGCGGTTTCGACGAGGAGGACTGCCGCATGGTCGGCGACCTGATCGCTCGCGTCGTCGACGAACCCGAGGACGAGGCCGTTATCGAGGACGTTCGCGCGGACGTCGCGACGCTGTGCGACGAAAATCCGCTGTACGAATAG
- a CDS encoding 3-ketoacyl-CoA thiolase translates to MERVAIIGASMTQFGQREGEWIQDLLAEAGIECLEDASVEADEVEHLYVSNMASGEFEGQTGVPNALAHDLDAMPAYTQRVDQTSSSGGAGIFAAWQSVASGASDMTLLVGGEKMTHKTTGEATDVIASLTHPVEYKTGVTLPSFAGLTARHYLERFDAPRESLGKVAVKNHRNGVDNPHAQFQKEVDLETILESPIVADPLRLYDFCPITDGSAALMLCPESVADEYADDYVVISGIDGATDTHVVHEREDPTVMGGVVESGKGAYEMSGRGPDDIDVAELHDMFTILEFLQMEGLGFAEQGEAWKLVEEGYTERDTGELPINTSGGLKSKGHPLGASGVAQGVEIYEQLVGEAGPRQVDADVGLCCNVGGFGNCVITTIMEAAQ, encoded by the coding sequence ATGGAACGTGTTGCAATCATTGGCGCCTCGATGACCCAGTTCGGGCAACGGGAGGGGGAGTGGATCCAGGACCTCCTCGCGGAGGCGGGAATCGAGTGCCTCGAGGACGCGAGCGTCGAGGCCGACGAAGTCGAACACCTGTACGTCTCGAACATGGCGAGCGGCGAGTTCGAGGGACAGACGGGCGTGCCGAACGCCCTGGCCCACGACCTCGACGCGATGCCGGCGTACACCCAGCGAGTCGACCAGACGAGTTCGAGCGGCGGCGCGGGAATCTTCGCCGCCTGGCAGTCGGTCGCCAGCGGGGCCAGCGACATGACCCTGCTCGTTGGCGGCGAGAAGATGACCCACAAGACGACCGGGGAGGCCACCGACGTCATCGCGTCGCTGACCCACCCCGTCGAGTACAAGACCGGTGTCACGCTGCCGTCGTTCGCGGGTCTCACGGCGCGCCACTACCTCGAGCGCTTCGACGCGCCCCGCGAGAGCCTCGGAAAGGTCGCGGTCAAGAATCACAGGAACGGCGTCGACAATCCTCACGCCCAGTTCCAGAAGGAGGTGGATCTGGAGACGATCCTCGAGTCACCGATCGTGGCCGACCCGCTACGGCTGTACGACTTCTGTCCGATTACGGACGGCTCGGCGGCGCTCATGCTCTGTCCGGAGTCCGTCGCCGACGAATACGCCGACGACTACGTCGTCATCTCGGGGATCGACGGGGCGACGGACACCCACGTCGTCCACGAGCGCGAGGATCCGACCGTGATGGGCGGCGTCGTCGAGAGCGGGAAGGGTGCCTACGAGATGAGCGGCCGCGGCCCCGACGACATCGACGTGGCCGAACTCCACGATATGTTCACCATCCTCGAGTTCCTCCAGATGGAGGGGCTGGGCTTCGCCGAACAGGGCGAGGCCTGGAAACTCGTCGAGGAAGGCTACACCGAGCGAGACACCGGCGAGTTGCCGATCAACACGTCGGGCGGACTCAAGTCGAAGGGGCACCCGCTGGGTGCCAGCGGGGTCGCACAGGGCGTCGAGATTTACGAACAACTCGTCGGCGAGGCCGGCCCGCGACAGGTCGATGCGGACGTCGGGCTCTGCTGTAACGTCGGCGGCTTCGGCAATTGCGTGATCACCACCATCATGGAGGCAGCACAATGA
- a CDS encoding ribosome assembly factor SBDS, protein MISLDEAVTARLESHGARFEVLVDPDAALEIKRDEFDGELEDVIAAEDVFEDASRGDRPAESDLEKVFETTEPLEIIPEVIKRGEIQITADQRREMQEQKRRQLIDTITRNAVNPQMDNAPHPPERIENALEEAGFTVDPMEPVQEQVDDALDALRPVIPIRFEEVTVAVQVPADHAGSAQAKIRQFGDLEREEWQNDGSWIGVLTFPAGLQNEFYDTVNEHTSGNAETEIVKDKDDLKTR, encoded by the coding sequence ATGATTTCGCTTGACGAGGCCGTGACGGCGCGACTCGAGTCACATGGAGCGCGCTTCGAAGTGCTAGTCGATCCGGACGCAGCGCTGGAGATCAAACGCGACGAGTTCGACGGCGAACTCGAGGACGTAATCGCCGCCGAGGACGTCTTCGAGGACGCTTCCCGCGGCGATCGGCCCGCGGAAAGCGATCTCGAGAAGGTCTTCGAGACGACCGAGCCCCTCGAGATCATCCCCGAAGTGATCAAGCGCGGCGAGATTCAGATTACGGCCGATCAGCGCCGCGAGATGCAAGAACAAAAGCGCAGGCAGCTGATCGACACCATCACGCGCAACGCGGTCAACCCGCAGATGGACAATGCGCCCCATCCGCCCGAACGAATCGAGAACGCCCTCGAGGAGGCCGGCTTCACGGTCGATCCGATGGAGCCCGTCCAAGAGCAGGTCGACGACGCCCTGGACGCACTGCGGCCGGTGATTCCGATCCGATTCGAGGAGGTCACGGTCGCTGTGCAGGTGCCGGCCGACCACGCCGGCAGCGCGCAGGCGAAGATCCGCCAGTTCGGCGACCTCGAGCGCGAAGAGTGGCAAAACGACGGCTCGTGGATCGGCGTGCTGACGTTCCCGGCGGGACTGCAAAACGAGTTCTACGACACCGTCAACGAACACACCAGCGGCAACGCGGAGACGGAGATCGTCAAGGATAAGGACGATCTGAAGACGCGATAA
- the tbsP gene encoding transcriptional regulator TbsP: MTSNLLNHQIDDILESVLEEASGDVYMVNPSREAIEEFVSVATAFDSDLPSVHMLADERTLKEIMDDFIVASNAADLISEGALSLRTLEQAPENSLLVTDDRVVAVVHAGDRVGGLITDDESFVTDTYDTYAGRWEDASDFNLRTPPITDVRETLADEISPEAEADFASILDSLETARGDGDGLDEVTISLLVAAKNEALLYDISKWGEDVGIASKATFSRTKTKLEDMGLIDTEKVPIDVGRPRLRLKIGDERLSEADNGQLATVAQSILN, encoded by the coding sequence ATGACTTCGAATTTACTCAACCACCAGATTGACGATATCCTCGAGTCGGTTCTCGAGGAGGCAAGCGGCGACGTATACATGGTCAACCCGTCTCGTGAAGCGATCGAAGAGTTCGTTTCCGTCGCGACGGCGTTCGACAGCGACCTGCCGTCGGTACACATGCTCGCCGATGAACGGACACTGAAAGAGATCATGGACGACTTCATCGTCGCCTCGAACGCGGCCGACCTCATCAGCGAGGGCGCGCTCTCGCTGCGGACGCTCGAGCAGGCTCCCGAGAACTCGCTACTTGTCACCGACGACCGCGTCGTCGCCGTCGTCCACGCCGGCGACCGCGTCGGCGGGCTCATCACCGACGACGAGAGCTTCGTCACAGACACCTACGACACCTATGCGGGCCGCTGGGAGGACGCATCCGACTTCAACCTCCGGACGCCCCCGATCACGGACGTCCGCGAAACCCTCGCTGACGAGATCAGTCCGGAAGCCGAGGCCGACTTCGCGTCGATCCTCGACTCGCTCGAGACCGCTCGCGGCGACGGCGACGGCCTCGACGAGGTCACCATTTCGCTGCTCGTTGCGGCCAAGAACGAGGCGCTGCTCTACGACATCAGCAAGTGGGGCGAGGATGTCGGAATCGCCTCCAAGGCGACGTTCTCCCGAACGAAGACCAAGCTCGAGGACATGGGCCTGATCGACACCGAGAAGGTCCCGATCGATGTCGGCCGACCGCGTCTGCGCCTCAAGATCGGCGACGAGCGACTCAGCGAGGCCGACAACGGCCAGCTGGCTACTGTGGCACAGTCCATTCTTAACTAG
- the hflX gene encoding GTPase HflX produces the protein MNTIIVKRVDSGTADTSEIRDLARAAGYSVVGELTQSRRADAALQIGEGKAEELAELVAESDATTVIFDNRLGPYQMYNLGQLLPDGVEVVDRFTLILEIFGQRAQTRKAQLQVELAELRYELPRAEAKTSLAKREEHPGFMGLGEYDESRERDIKSQISRINDELERIEQTEQQRRQRRRDSGFDLVALAGYTNAGKSTLLRQLATDLEVEENEELHPDLDPTAESQDKLFTTLGTTTRRADIDRRDVLVTDTVGFISDLPHWLVESFKSTLDSVYRADLVLLVVDVSEPIDEIHEKLVTSHDTLYERNEAPIVTVLNKIDQVTDEELAEKRNALSSLAPNPATVSAKEGLNVDGLLERIDRELPDWVEERLVLPMTEDTMSVVSWIHDNANVDDVTYGDEDVVVSFEAREAIISQARSRASELRTAAAESA, from the coding sequence ATGAACACGATCATCGTCAAACGCGTCGATTCAGGCACCGCCGATACGAGCGAGATCCGCGACCTGGCGCGGGCGGCGGGCTATTCCGTCGTCGGCGAACTCACGCAGTCCCGACGGGCCGACGCGGCTCTCCAGATCGGCGAAGGGAAAGCGGAGGAACTGGCCGAACTGGTCGCGGAGAGCGACGCCACGACCGTCATTTTCGACAACCGGCTCGGCCCCTACCAAATGTACAACCTCGGGCAACTCCTGCCCGACGGCGTCGAAGTCGTCGACCGATTCACGCTGATCCTCGAGATCTTCGGCCAACGCGCCCAGACCCGGAAGGCACAGCTCCAGGTCGAACTGGCGGAGCTCCGGTACGAACTGCCCCGAGCGGAGGCGAAGACGAGCCTCGCCAAGCGCGAGGAACACCCCGGGTTCATGGGGCTGGGCGAGTACGACGAGAGTCGCGAGCGGGACATCAAGTCCCAGATCAGCCGGATCAACGACGAACTCGAGCGGATCGAGCAGACCGAACAGCAGCGCCGGCAGCGCCGTCGCGACTCCGGGTTCGATCTGGTCGCGCTCGCGGGCTACACTAACGCGGGCAAGTCGACCCTGCTGCGCCAGCTCGCGACCGATCTCGAGGTCGAGGAGAACGAGGAGCTCCACCCCGATCTGGACCCGACGGCCGAGTCTCAGGACAAGTTGTTCACGACGCTAGGAACGACGACCCGCCGCGCGGATATCGACCGCCGGGACGTGCTGGTGACCGACACCGTCGGGTTCATCAGCGATCTCCCCCACTGGCTGGTCGAGTCGTTCAAGTCGACGCTGGACTCGGTGTACCGGGCGGATCTGGTCTTGCTCGTCGTCGACGTCAGCGAGCCCATCGACGAGATCCACGAGAAGCTGGTCACCTCCCACGACACCCTCTACGAGCGCAACGAGGCCCCGATCGTGACCGTGCTGAACAAGATCGATCAGGTGACCGACGAGGAACTCGCGGAAAAGCGCAACGCCCTCTCGTCGCTCGCGCCGAACCCGGCGACTGTCAGCGCCAAAGAGGGGCTCAACGTCGACGGCCTGCTCGAGCGGATCGACCGCGAACTGCCGGACTGGGTGGAAGAACGGCTCGTGTTACCGATGACCGAGGACACCATGAGCGTCGTCTCGTGGATCCACGACAACGCGAACGTCGACGATGTCACCTACGGCGACGAGGATGTCGTCGTCTCCTTCGAGGCCCGAGAGGCAATCATTTCACAGGCGCGCTCGCGCGCGAGCGAGCTGCGGACGGCTGCGGCCGAATCGGCATAG
- a CDS encoding class I SAM-dependent methyltransferase, with protein sequence MKKTLEEHAARFDEKAGEYDDSKSDEYRACANLVVEHAAPESDDIVLDLGTGTGAIALALAPDADQVVGRDISEEMLAEAERKADDDGLTNLEFDRGTFREPNYDGQLDLVTSNFALHHLSDAEKREAIAVIADLEPRKFVLGDVMFFGESDPDDPFYSPEVDDPATVGMLADAFTDAGFSLTAVERVHEQVGVLVAERSPTAVDATAEE encoded by the coding sequence ATGAAGAAGACTCTTGAGGAACACGCCGCCCGGTTCGACGAGAAGGCCGGCGAGTACGACGACTCGAAATCCGACGAGTACCGCGCCTGCGCAAACCTCGTCGTGGAACACGCCGCGCCCGAGTCCGACGACATCGTCCTCGACCTCGGGACCGGGACGGGCGCGATCGCACTGGCGCTCGCCCCCGACGCCGACCAGGTCGTCGGTCGCGATATCAGCGAGGAGATGCTGGCCGAAGCCGAGCGGAAGGCCGACGATGATGGTCTCACGAACCTCGAGTTCGACCGTGGAACCTTTCGCGAACCGAACTACGACGGCCAACTCGATCTGGTCACCTCGAACTTCGCCCTGCACCACCTCTCGGACGCCGAAAAGCGCGAGGCGATCGCGGTCATCGCCGACCTCGAACCCCGCAAATTCGTCCTCGGGGACGTGATGTTCTTCGGCGAGTCGGATCCGGACGACCCATTCTACTCGCCCGAAGTCGACGATCCGGCGACGGTTGGAATGCTCGCGGACGCCTTCACAGACGCGGGCTTCTCGCTGACGGCGGTCGAGCGCGTTCACGAGCAGGTCGGTGTGCTGGTCGCCGAGCGGAGTCCGACTGCGGTCGACGCGACGGCCGAAGAGTAA
- a CDS encoding bifunctional methylenetetrahydrofolate dehydrogenase/methenyltetrahydrofolate cyclohydrolase, with protein sequence MTEIIDGNAVASEIRDDLTDAIETLADAGSRPGLATVLMGDDPASQTYVNMKQRDCEEVGIESHHVDVAGDAPPEELFDTISDLNDNDDIHGYIVQAPVPDHVDYRNVIRRVDPIKDVDGFHPENVGRLVAGDARFRPCTPHGVQKLLESANIDPEGKDVTIVGRSDIVGKPLANLLIQKAEDGNATVTVCHSRTDDLAAKTRSADIVVAAVGVPELIDGSMLEDGTVIIDVGVNRVDADTEKGYELVGDVEFESAKEKASAITPVPGGVGPMTRAMLLYNTVKAASLQEDVAVELP encoded by the coding sequence ATGACCGAGATCATCGACGGCAACGCCGTCGCGAGCGAGATTCGGGACGATCTGACCGATGCGATCGAGACCCTCGCGGACGCGGGTTCGCGGCCGGGGCTGGCGACCGTGCTGATGGGCGACGACCCCGCGAGCCAGACCTACGTGAACATGAAACAGCGCGACTGCGAGGAGGTCGGCATCGAGAGCCACCACGTCGATGTCGCCGGCGACGCGCCGCCAGAGGAACTGTTCGACACCATCTCCGATCTCAACGACAACGACGACATCCACGGCTACATCGTCCAGGCACCCGTCCCGGACCACGTCGACTACCGCAACGTGATCCGTCGCGTCGACCCAATCAAAGACGTCGACGGCTTTCACCCGGAGAACGTCGGCCGACTGGTCGCCGGTGACGCTCGGTTCCGGCCCTGTACGCCACACGGGGTACAGAAGTTGCTCGAGTCCGCCAACATCGATCCCGAGGGAAAAGACGTGACCATCGTCGGCCGCTCGGACATCGTCGGCAAGCCCCTCGCCAATCTGTTGATCCAGAAGGCCGAGGACGGCAACGCGACGGTGACGGTCTGTCACTCCCGAACAGACGACCTCGCCGCGAAGACGCGCAGTGCGGACATCGTGGTCGCGGCGGTGGGCGTCCCCGAACTCATCGACGGCTCGATGCTCGAGGACGGGACGGTCATCATCGACGTCGGCGTCAACCGGGTCGACGCGGATACGGAGAAGGGGTACGAACTCGTCGGCGACGTCGAGTTCGAGAGCGCCAAGGAGAAGGCGAGCGCGATCACGCCCGTCCCCGGCGGCGTGGGTCCGATGACCCGCGCGATGTTGCTCTATAACACGGTCAAAGCCGCGAGCCTGCAGGAAGACGTCGCCGTCGAACTTCCCTGA
- a CDS encoding alpha/beta fold hydrolase — translation MGNETATEMYRTRTDALTTDVGEGQPVVFAHGTLMDRTMFAPQLEALRDEYRAVAYDLRARTDRYAPGYDLWDLVDDCDALLDGIGEESAVIAGMSMGGFMGLRFALEYPERVDGLVLIDSIATPHPDEERAEYSALVEPYEDVLEPMPREIAEGSTAELFGETTLEENPDLVETWVDRWATYPGKAVYHELNSWLGREDLTDRLSEIDVPTLIVHGEEDSTLPPSRAEPMLEELPDAEMERVPAAGHSSNLEQAGPVNDAIRAFLDDRF, via the coding sequence ATGGGAAACGAGACGGCCACGGAGATGTACCGGACCAGAACCGACGCGCTGACGACCGACGTTGGCGAGGGCCAACCCGTCGTCTTCGCGCACGGAACGCTGATGGATCGGACGATGTTCGCGCCCCAACTCGAGGCTCTGCGAGACGAGTATCGGGCCGTCGCCTACGATCTGCGGGCGCGAACGGATCGGTACGCGCCGGGCTACGACCTGTGGGATCTGGTCGACGACTGCGACGCGCTGCTCGACGGAATCGGCGAGGAAAGCGCCGTCATCGCCGGCATGTCGATGGGCGGCTTCATGGGGCTGCGATTCGCCCTCGAGTACCCGGAGCGCGTCGACGGCCTCGTCCTGATCGACTCGATAGCTACCCCCCATCCCGACGAAGAGCGCGCGGAGTACAGCGCGCTCGTGGAGCCCTACGAGGACGTGCTCGAGCCGATGCCCCGCGAGATCGCGGAGGGGTCGACGGCCGAACTGTTCGGCGAGACGACGCTCGAGGAGAACCCCGACCTCGTCGAGACGTGGGTCGATCGCTGGGCGACCTATCCCGGGAAGGCCGTCTACCACGAGCTCAACTCGTGGCTCGGTCGCGAGGACCTGACCGATCGACTCTCGGAGATCGACGTCCCGACGCTCATCGTCCACGGCGAAGAGGATTCGACGCTCCCGCCATCGCGGGCCGAGCCGATGCTCGAGGAGCTACCCGACGCCGAGATGGAGCGGGTTCCGGCGGCGGGTCATTCTTCGAACCTCGAGCAAGCAGGGCCAGTCAACGACGCGATCAGGGCGTTCCTCGACGACCGGTTCTGA
- a CDS encoding nucleic acid-binding protein, with amino-acid sequence MTMDATRYDDGSISYPGHPRGPGGTEPVETIDLSEYTAEVVTWTTSTATPPGVREPNHLAIVEFDIDGESVRAIGQLTTGNVETGDEVQPVYVDELREPGAGIREPESQEWDGYRFEPV; translated from the coding sequence ATGACGATGGACGCGACGCGATACGATGACGGTTCGATCAGCTACCCCGGTCACCCGCGCGGCCCGGGCGGAACAGAGCCGGTCGAGACGATCGATCTCAGCGAGTACACCGCGGAGGTCGTGACGTGGACGACAAGCACCGCGACGCCGCCGGGCGTCCGCGAGCCAAACCATCTCGCGATCGTCGAGTTCGATATCGACGGCGAGTCGGTCCGCGCAATCGGTCAGCTAACCACCGGTAACGTCGAAACTGGTGACGAGGTCCAGCCGGTCTACGTCGACGAGCTCCGCGAACCAGGTGCGGGCATCAGAGAGCCCGAGAGCCAAGAGTGGGACGGGTACCGGTTCGAGCCGGTCTAA
- the psmA gene encoding archaeal proteasome endopeptidase complex subunit alpha — MQGQQQQQAYDRGITIFSPDGRLYQVEYAREAVKRGTASIGVRTNDGVVLAVDKRVPSPLLEDSSVEKIHKADDHVGIASAGHVADARQLIDFARRQTQVNQLRYGEPIGVETLTKEVTDHIQQYTQVGGARPFGVALIVGGIQNGEPRLFETDPSGTPYEWKALAVGSDRGELQTYLEENYDDEADLDGGIQLALDALASVNDGSLLPSEVGLATIDAETESFEQFDQDRIADHLEENDLLDTGEDDEDEPGDESAE; from the coding sequence ATGCAGGGACAACAACAACAGCAGGCGTACGACCGCGGCATCACGATCTTCTCGCCCGACGGCCGACTCTACCAGGTCGAGTACGCTCGCGAGGCGGTCAAGCGAGGCACAGCCAGTATCGGCGTCCGGACGAACGACGGCGTCGTACTCGCCGTCGACAAACGAGTTCCCTCCCCGCTGCTCGAGGACTCGAGCGTCGAGAAGATCCACAAGGCCGACGACCACGTCGGCATCGCCAGCGCGGGCCACGTCGCCGACGCCCGCCAGCTGATCGACTTCGCCCGCCGCCAGACGCAGGTCAACCAGCTGCGCTACGGCGAGCCCATCGGCGTCGAGACGCTGACCAAGGAAGTCACCGACCACATCCAGCAGTACACCCAGGTCGGCGGCGCTCGACCGTTCGGCGTCGCGCTGATCGTCGGCGGCATCCAGAACGGCGAGCCGCGCCTGTTCGAGACCGATCCGTCGGGGACGCCCTACGAGTGGAAGGCCCTGGCCGTCGGTTCCGACCGCGGCGAACTCCAAACCTACCTCGAGGAGAACTACGATGACGAGGCCGACCTCGACGGCGGTATCCAGCTCGCCCTCGACGCGCTCGCATCGGTCAACGACGGCTCCCTGCTCCCCAGCGAAGTGGGACTGGCGACCATCGACGCCGAAACCGAGTCCTTCGAGCAGTTCGACCAGGACCGGATCGCAGACCACCTCGAGGAGAACGACCTCCTCGATACGGGCGAGGACGACGAGGACGAGCCCGGCGACGAATCTGCCGAGTAA
- a CDS encoding Rpp14/Pop5 family protein, with translation MKHLPKHLRPRWRYLAIELETWPDERIGRRSLQRELWYAGQNLLGDPGSADADLSVVRFEFGDGTGKAIVKVRRGETDPARAALACIDEIDGAPVGIRVCGISGTIRAAEENYLGRDGQESEERNVVFGNEERVAVLRDGSGDVRLDEAFVGATDLDYDLV, from the coding sequence ATGAAACACCTTCCGAAACACCTTCGCCCGCGCTGGCGGTATCTCGCTATCGAACTCGAAACGTGGCCGGACGAACGAATCGGCCGTCGGTCACTCCAGCGTGAACTGTGGTATGCGGGCCAGAACCTGCTGGGCGATCCGGGTAGCGCCGACGCCGATCTGAGCGTCGTCAGGTTCGAATTCGGCGACGGAACGGGGAAAGCGATCGTCAAAGTCCGCCGCGGAGAGACCGACCCCGCTCGGGCGGCACTCGCCTGTATCGACGAGATCGACGGCGCTCCCGTCGGAATTCGAGTCTGCGGTATCAGTGGCACGATCCGGGCCGCTGAAGAAAACTATTTAGGACGCGACGGGCAAGAATCCGAAGAGAGAAACGTCGTGTTCGGGAACGAAGAGCGAGTCGCCGTCCTGCGGGACGGCAGTGGGGACGTGCGACTCGATGAGGCGTTCGTGGGCGCGACAGACCTCGATTACGATTTAGTGTGA
- a CDS encoding RNase P subunit p30 family protein — MYEAVYAHPDGKSTVARFAKTAADYGFEGVVVRNHADTPAAYDPERIREEYGIDVVEGVEIRADDRQQASGAVGNHRTSETIVAIHGGTNALNRFAVEQSKVDVLAHPMAGNGDVNHVLVKAAVENGVRLEFDLSGVLRESGGRRVRIIQSLRKLREIVNHYDAPYVVSADPTSHLELRAPRELKALGEEIGFAREFIEDGLAEWGRLAERNRHINSESFIEPGVERGRYEEDS; from the coding sequence ATGTACGAAGCCGTCTACGCCCACCCCGACGGGAAGAGCACGGTCGCCAGATTCGCAAAAACGGCGGCCGACTACGGCTTCGAAGGCGTGGTCGTGCGCAATCACGCTGACACACCAGCGGCGTACGATCCCGAACGGATCCGTGAGGAGTACGGCATCGACGTGGTCGAGGGGGTCGAGATCCGCGCCGACGATCGACAACAGGCCAGCGGCGCGGTCGGAAATCATCGGACATCTGAAACCATCGTCGCGATCCACGGCGGCACGAACGCGCTGAACCGCTTCGCCGTCGAACAGTCGAAGGTCGACGTGCTCGCGCATCCGATGGCCGGCAACGGGGATGTCAACCACGTGCTCGTGAAGGCCGCCGTCGAGAACGGCGTTCGCCTCGAGTTCGACCTCTCCGGCGTGCTCCGAGAGAGCGGCGGCCGCCGAGTCCGAATCATTCAATCCCTGCGGAAGCTCCGGGAGATCGTCAATCACTACGACGCACCATACGTCGTCAGCGCCGACCCGACCTCACACCTCGAGTTGCGGGCCCCCCGCGAACTGAAAGCGCTCGGCGAGGAGATCGGGTTTGCGCGAGAATTCATCGAGGACGGCCTCGCCGAGTGGGGGCGGCTGGCCGAGCGGAATCGCCACATCAACTCCGAGTCGTTCATTGAGCCGGGGGTCGAACGAGGTAGGTATGAAGAAGACTCTTGA
- a CDS encoding FUN14 domain-containing protein encodes MIDLDLTTLGLEFGGGALIGGIIGFATKKIAKLLAVIVGVQLMAFRYLESQGIVVVDWNRLSAGILKTQERAQGADIHWVQSVLSTLSIGAGFTGGFLIGFQRG; translated from the coding sequence ATGATCGATCTCGATCTAACGACACTCGGCCTCGAGTTCGGGGGCGGCGCGCTTATCGGCGGTATCATCGGGTTCGCCACGAAAAAGATCGCGAAGCTGCTCGCGGTCATCGTCGGCGTCCAGCTGATGGCCTTTCGCTACCTCGAGTCGCAGGGAATCGTCGTCGTGGACTGGAATCGGCTTTCGGCCGGCATCCTCAAGACCCAAGAGCGTGCGCAGGGCGCAGACATTCACTGGGTTCAGTCGGTCCTCTCGACGCTGTCGATCGGCGCGGGCTTTACCGGTGGATTCCTGATCGGCTTTCAGCGCGGCTAG